TAGTTGCCGTCTCACTGGTTCTGAAGAAGGGATTCTGTGGCTGGATATGTCCAATTGGTACGCTTTCTCAATACTTCTGGATGGTGGGAGGGAAGGTTCGCGGGAGGAATTTTCATATGAACAACAAACTGGATATCCCGCTGCGGTCTGTCAAATACATCATTATGGGTCTGTTTTTGCTGTTGATAGGAGTTGCCATGACTCCCAACATGATGGTCCTTTTCTTTATTACCGACTACTACAAGATCGTTGACGTCAAAACAATGAAGTTCTTCACAGATATGTCCCGCATTACCCTGTTTGTCCTGATAGGGATCGGGTTCTTCAGTCTCATTTACAAGAACTTCTGGTGCCGATATCTCTGCCCATACGGGGCGCTTCTCGGGCTCGTAAGCTTGCTGAGTCCGCTAAAGATCCGGAGAAACGGGGAGAGGTGTATCCACTGTCATAGCTGCACGGAACACTGTCCTGAGCTGATAGATGTGGAAAGCAAAGAGAGTGTTTCATCCCCTGAATGCTTTGCCTGCATGACCTGCGTCAGTCATTGTCCGCAAGAAGGCGCTCTGGAGCTTTCGTTGAATATTCACAACCGGAAAAAGA
The window above is part of the bacterium BMS3Abin08 genome. Proteins encoded here:
- the yccM_1 gene encoding putative electron transport protein YccM, with translation MQAPGRGYIRYVRYGVQLWFLLVISFLGYRFFQFVSHFEKGTPYVQRPPSVEGFLPIAGFMSFKYSLLTGIVEPAHPAALVLFVGIVAVSLVLKKGFCGWICPIGTLSQYFWMVGGKVRGRNFHMNNKLDIPLRSVKYIIMGLFLLLIGVAMTPNMMVLFFITDYYKIVDVKTMKFFTDMSRITLFVLIGIGFFSLIYKNFWCRYLCPYGALLGLVSLLSPLKIRRNGERCIHCHSCTEHCPELIDVESKESVSSPECFACMTCVSHCPQEGALELSLNIHNRKKTIKPIVYPIVLILIFYLFIGFGIMTNHWKSKLPYGEYKRLLSPFQHTRK